The Agromyces mariniharenae genome includes a window with the following:
- a CDS encoding ABC transporter substrate-binding protein: MKSPRSIAIAGIAAVAMVGALSACSQGAADDGKLELRVATFPPGADQAAYDAFAEQEQQFEELHPDIDIVGLEYEWTAPTFAAQLAGGSLPDVFTVPFTDSKTLLENDQLKDVTDELEELGYADKFNPIIISEVTDADGRIYGFPRQAYANGLHYNRDLFEQAGLDPDQPPATWDEVREAAKTIAEKTGKAGYATMATGNTGGWQLSVQADSRGAQLQEDNGDGTYTSTIDNDATKATLEFLHDLRWEDNSMGANFDLDWGSINQEFAAGNIGMYTSGSDVYTALVRDFGMEPAQYGLTVIPTEDGGGVLGGGDIAVMPPTLDDETKAAAVEWIDWYYMQKLLDEDAAVADAKALAASDQAVGTPVLPVLDRETYDQQQEWIAPYVNVPQDQMTGFIDGIFDQTPVGEFKGQTQPIYALMDNLVQAVLTEQNADIDALLGQIDVDAQALLDE; the protein is encoded by the coding sequence ATGAAGTCACCACGCAGCATCGCGATCGCGGGCATCGCCGCCGTCGCGATGGTGGGCGCGCTCTCCGCGTGCAGCCAGGGCGCCGCCGACGACGGGAAGCTCGAGCTGCGCGTCGCCACGTTCCCGCCCGGGGCCGACCAGGCCGCATACGACGCCTTCGCCGAGCAGGAGCAGCAGTTCGAGGAACTGCACCCCGACATCGACATCGTCGGCCTCGAGTACGAGTGGACCGCCCCGACCTTCGCCGCGCAGCTCGCCGGCGGCAGCCTGCCCGACGTCTTCACGGTGCCGTTCACCGACTCGAAGACGCTCCTCGAGAACGACCAGCTCAAGGACGTGACCGACGAGCTGGAGGAGCTCGGCTACGCCGACAAGTTCAACCCGATCATCATCTCGGAGGTCACCGACGCCGACGGCCGGATCTACGGCTTCCCGCGCCAGGCGTACGCGAACGGCCTGCACTACAACCGCGACCTGTTCGAGCAGGCCGGCCTCGACCCCGACCAGCCGCCGGCGACGTGGGACGAGGTCCGCGAGGCCGCGAAGACCATCGCCGAGAAGACCGGCAAGGCCGGGTACGCGACGATGGCGACCGGCAACACGGGCGGCTGGCAGCTGTCGGTGCAGGCCGACTCGCGTGGCGCCCAGCTCCAGGAGGACAACGGCGACGGCACCTACACGTCGACGATCGACAACGACGCGACGAAGGCCACGCTCGAGTTCCTCCACGACCTCCGCTGGGAGGACAACTCGATGGGCGCGAACTTCGACCTCGACTGGGGCAGCATCAACCAGGAGTTCGCCGCGGGCAACATCGGCATGTACACGTCGGGCTCCGACGTCTACACGGCACTCGTGCGCGACTTCGGCATGGAGCCCGCCCAGTACGGCCTCACCGTCATCCCGACGGAGGACGGCGGCGGCGTGCTCGGCGGCGGCGACATCGCCGTGATGCCGCCGACGCTCGACGACGAGACCAAGGCCGCGGCCGTCGAGTGGATCGACTGGTACTACATGCAGAAGCTCCTGGACGAGGATGCCGCGGTCGCCGACGCCAAGGCGCTCGCCGCGTCCGACCAGGCGGTCGGCACGCCGGTGCTGCCGGTGCTCGACCGCGAGACCTACGACCAGCAGCAGGAGTGGATCGCGCCCTACGTCAACGTGCCGCAGGACCAGATGACCGGATTCATCGACGGGATCTTCGACCAGACCCCGGTCGGCGAGTTCAAGGGCCAGACGCAGCCGATCTACGCCCTGATGGACAACCTGGTGCAGGCGGTGCTGACCGAGCAGAACGCCGACATCGACGCGCTCCTCGGGCAGATCGACGTCGACGCGCAGGCGCTGCTCGACGAGTAG
- a CDS encoding glycoside hydrolase family 13 protein — protein sequence MPLTEPGTVPPALVEDPLWWRDAVIYQVYVRSFADSDGDGTGDLRGVRSRLGYLKELGVDALWFTPWYPSPLADGGYDVSDYRGIHPTFGTLEDAELLISEALELGIRTIIDVVPNHVSSEHPWFRQALTAGPGSPERERFWFHPGTGEGGNGMPTKWVSNFQGDTWTRTTNPDGTPGEWYLHLFTPEQPDLNWNHPDVRAEHEDILRFWFDRGVAGVRIDSAGLLIKDPALPEVPEVVAPGQHPTEDRDEVHDVYRSWRSVADSYEGTRVLVGEVWVPDAARFAAYLRPDEMHTAFNFDFMARPWDAAELRASIDLMLDAHAPVGAPSTWVLSNHDVTRPVTRYGREDSGFAFARKRFGTPTDLELGRRRARAAALLTAALPGSLYLYQGDELGLPEVELPRDVLEDPMHFRSGGVDPGRDGCRVPLPWRGTEPPFGFSPAAASVGDGRVAAPWLPQPTEWAALTVQAQEADPGSMLWLYRQALRIRKREASLGDGALTWLPSAPTALVFRRGDDMVNVTNLGSEPMALPDHDRILLASTPLVGGLLPPDSTAWLHRTA from the coding sequence ATGCCACTCACGGAACCCGGCACGGTGCCCCCCGCACTGGTGGAGGACCCGCTGTGGTGGCGTGACGCCGTGATCTACCAGGTCTACGTGCGCAGCTTCGCCGACTCCGACGGCGACGGCACGGGCGACCTCCGCGGCGTGCGCAGCCGGCTCGGCTACCTCAAGGAACTCGGCGTCGACGCGCTCTGGTTCACTCCGTGGTACCCGTCGCCGCTCGCCGACGGCGGCTACGACGTGTCGGACTACCGCGGCATCCACCCGACCTTCGGCACCCTCGAGGACGCCGAGCTGCTCATCAGCGAGGCGCTCGAGCTCGGCATCCGCACCATCATCGACGTCGTCCCGAACCACGTCTCGAGCGAGCACCCGTGGTTCCGGCAGGCGCTCACCGCCGGCCCGGGCAGCCCCGAGCGGGAGCGGTTCTGGTTCCACCCCGGCACGGGCGAGGGCGGCAACGGGATGCCGACGAAGTGGGTCTCGAACTTCCAGGGCGACACGTGGACCCGCACGACGAACCCCGACGGCACGCCGGGGGAGTGGTACCTGCACCTCTTCACGCCCGAGCAGCCCGACCTCAACTGGAACCACCCCGACGTGCGCGCCGAGCACGAGGACATCCTGCGGTTCTGGTTCGACCGCGGCGTCGCCGGCGTGCGCATCGACTCGGCGGGCTTGCTCATCAAGGACCCCGCGCTGCCCGAGGTGCCCGAGGTGGTCGCGCCGGGCCAGCATCCCACGGAGGACCGCGACGAGGTGCACGACGTCTACCGCTCGTGGCGGAGCGTCGCCGACTCGTACGAGGGCACCCGGGTGCTCGTCGGCGAGGTCTGGGTGCCGGATGCCGCCCGGTTCGCGGCCTACCTGCGCCCCGACGAGATGCACACGGCGTTCAACTTCGACTTCATGGCCCGGCCGTGGGATGCCGCGGAGCTGCGCGCCTCGATCGACCTCATGCTCGACGCCCACGCGCCCGTCGGTGCGCCCAGCACCTGGGTGCTCTCGAACCACGACGTCACCCGGCCGGTCACGAGGTACGGGCGCGAGGACTCCGGCTTCGCGTTCGCACGGAAGCGGTTCGGCACCCCGACCGACCTCGAGCTCGGCCGTCGCCGCGCCCGTGCCGCCGCGCTGCTCACCGCGGCGCTGCCCGGCTCGCTCTACCTCTACCAGGGCGACGAACTCGGCCTGCCCGAGGTCGAACTGCCGCGCGACGTGCTCGAGGACCCGATGCACTTCCGCTCGGGCGGCGTCGACCCTGGCCGCGACGGATGCCGCGTGCCGCTGCCCTGGCGGGGCACCGAGCCGCCCTTCGGGTTCAGCCCGGCTGCGGCATCCGTGGGCGACGGCCGGGTCGCCGCACCGTGGCTGCCCCAACCGACCGAGTGGGCCGCCCTCACCGTGCAGGCGCAGGAGGCCGACCCGGGTTCGATGCTCTGGCTCTACCGGCAGGCGCTGCGCATCCGCAAGCGCGAGGCCTCGCTCGGCGACGGCGCCCTGACCTGGCTCCCGAGCGCGCCCACGGCGCTCGTCTTCCGACGCGGCGACGACATGGTGAACGTCACGAATCTCGGCAGCGAGCCGATGGCCCTGCCCGACCATGACCGCATCCTCCTCGCAAGCACCCCGCTCGTCGGCGGGCTGCTGCCACCCGACTCCACGGCCTGGCTCCACCGAACCGCCTGA
- a CDS encoding LacI family DNA-binding transcriptional regulator: protein MSRRLADVARKVGVSEATVSRVLNGKPGVSASTREAVLTALDVLGYERPTKLRGERARLVGLVMPELQNPIFPALAEAIGGGLAQNGYTPVLCIQTAGGISESDYVELLLHQQVSGVIFAGGAYSQADVNHDHYARLVELKLPTVLVNAPIDDLGFATVSCDDATSMEQAFGHLVQLGHERIGILLGPSDHIPSRRKHAAALRMAERHGVELGEDRVVHSLYSLESGQTAATKLLAAGVTGIICASDPMALGAIRAVRRAGLRVPEDVSVIGYDDSALMNCTEPPLTTVRQPIEAMGRMVIELLMRQMSSEGAIGDEVFFAPELVVRASTAPAPR from the coding sequence ATGTCGAGGAGGCTGGCGGACGTCGCGCGCAAGGTGGGCGTGAGCGAGGCGACCGTGAGTCGCGTGCTCAACGGCAAGCCGGGCGTCTCGGCCTCGACGCGCGAGGCCGTGCTCACCGCGCTCGACGTACTCGGCTACGAGCGGCCGACGAAGCTGCGGGGCGAGCGCGCCCGGCTCGTCGGCCTCGTGATGCCCGAGCTGCAGAACCCGATCTTCCCCGCGCTCGCCGAGGCGATCGGCGGCGGGCTCGCCCAGAACGGGTACACGCCCGTCCTGTGCATCCAGACCGCCGGCGGCATCTCGGAGTCCGACTACGTCGAGCTGCTGCTGCACCAGCAGGTGTCGGGTGTGATCTTCGCCGGCGGCGCCTACTCGCAGGCCGACGTCAACCACGACCACTACGCGCGGCTGGTCGAGCTGAAGCTCCCCACGGTGCTCGTGAACGCGCCGATCGACGACCTCGGCTTCGCGACGGTGTCGTGCGACGACGCGACGTCGATGGAGCAGGCGTTCGGGCACCTGGTGCAGCTCGGCCACGAGCGCATCGGCATCCTGCTCGGGCCGAGCGACCACATCCCGTCGCGGCGCAAGCACGCCGCGGCCCTGCGCATGGCCGAGCGGCACGGCGTCGAGCTCGGCGAGGACCGCGTGGTGCACTCGCTGTACTCCCTCGAGTCGGGGCAGACCGCGGCGACCAAGCTCCTCGCCGCCGGGGTCACGGGCATCATCTGCGCGAGCGACCCGATGGCGCTCGGCGCGATCCGCGCGGTGCGTCGCGCCGGCCTGCGCGTGCCCGAGGACGTGTCGGTCATCGGCTACGACGACTCGGCGCTCATGAACTGCACGGAGCCGCCGCTCACGACCGTGCGCCAGCCGATCGAGGCGATGGGCCGCATGGTGATCGAGCTGCTCATGCGCCAGATGTCGAGCGAGGGCGCGATCGGCGACGAGGTGTTCTTCGCGCCCGAGCTCGTGGTGCGCGCCTCCACAGCGCCCGCGCCCCGCTGA
- a CDS encoding Nramp family divalent metal transporter, translating to MKKIFAVALGILTAIGGFVDIGDLVTNAVVGSRFGLGLAWVVLVGVVGICIYAQMSGRVAAVSGRATFEIIRERLGPRAGLANLAASFLINLLTVTAEIGGVALALQLATSVDPMWWIPVAAFGVWIVIWRARFELLENVTGMLGLTLIVFAVALFMLSPDWGQLAGQALQPGPPSDEPVATYWFYAIALFGAAMTPYEVFFFSSGAIEERWTEKDLAKSRLNVLVGFPLGGLLSIAIAGCAAVVLLPRAIDVTSLSQVVLPVAEAGGKLALAFAIVGILAATFGAALETTLSSGYTLAQYFGWSWGKFRKPAKAARFHLAMIIGLLIAVGILATGVDPILVTEYSVVFSAVALPLTYLPILIIANDREYMGDRVNGRVMNFVGQVYLVIILAAALAAIPLLIVTGAGA from the coding sequence ATGAAGAAGATCTTCGCCGTCGCGCTCGGCATCCTCACCGCGATCGGCGGGTTCGTCGACATCGGGGACCTGGTCACCAACGCGGTGGTCGGATCGCGATTCGGGCTCGGGCTCGCATGGGTGGTGCTCGTCGGCGTCGTCGGCATCTGCATCTACGCGCAGATGTCGGGTCGCGTCGCCGCGGTGAGCGGTCGGGCGACCTTCGAGATCATCCGCGAGCGGCTCGGTCCCCGGGCGGGGCTCGCGAACCTCGCGGCATCCTTCCTCATCAACCTGCTCACCGTCACCGCGGAGATCGGCGGCGTCGCCCTCGCGCTCCAGCTGGCCACGAGCGTGGACCCGATGTGGTGGATCCCAGTCGCCGCGTTCGGCGTGTGGATCGTGATCTGGCGGGCGCGGTTCGAGCTGCTGGAGAACGTGACGGGCATGCTGGGGCTCACCCTGATCGTGTTCGCCGTCGCGCTGTTCATGCTGTCGCCCGACTGGGGGCAGCTCGCCGGGCAGGCGCTGCAGCCCGGACCGCCGTCCGACGAGCCGGTCGCGACCTACTGGTTCTACGCGATCGCCCTGTTCGGCGCGGCGATGACGCCCTACGAGGTGTTCTTCTTCTCCTCGGGCGCGATCGAGGAGCGCTGGACGGAGAAGGACCTCGCGAAGTCGCGGCTCAACGTGCTCGTGGGCTTCCCCCTCGGTGGCCTGCTGTCGATCGCGATCGCCGGCTGCGCCGCCGTGGTGCTGCTGCCCCGGGCGATCGACGTGACGAGCCTCAGCCAGGTCGTGCTGCCCGTCGCCGAGGCGGGCGGCAAGCTCGCGCTGGCGTTCGCGATCGTGGGCATCCTCGCCGCGACGTTCGGCGCGGCCCTCGAGACCACGCTCTCGAGCGGGTACACGCTGGCGCAGTACTTCGGCTGGTCGTGGGGCAAGTTCCGCAAGCCCGCGAAGGCCGCGCGCTTCCACCTGGCGATGATCATCGGCCTGCTCATCGCCGTCGGGATCCTCGCCACCGGCGTCGACCCGATCCTCGTGACCGAGTACTCGGTCGTCTTCTCGGCGGTCGCGCTGCCGCTCACGTACCTTCCGATCCTCATCATCGCGAACGACCGCGAGTACATGGGCGACCGCGTGAACGGCCGCGTCATGAACTTCGTCGGCCAGGTCTACCTGGTGATCATCCTGGCCGCGGCGCTCGCGGCCATCCCCCTGCTCATCGTGACGGGAGCCGGCGCATGA
- a CDS encoding PRC-barrel domain containing protein, with translation MLLSDLLGSDAVEAGGRRLGAVIDVRLEISGAPGQLLAATVVTGVLVSPHSRFSTWGYERRDENGPNLIARFQRWLHRGTFLVAWDDVERVDEGRVVFRRGYAARDAMLPRAPRSS, from the coding sequence ATGCTCCTGAGTGACCTGCTCGGATCCGACGCCGTCGAGGCCGGCGGCCGGCGGCTCGGCGCCGTCATCGACGTGCGGCTCGAGATCTCGGGCGCGCCCGGCCAGCTGCTCGCGGCGACGGTCGTCACGGGCGTGCTCGTGAGCCCGCACAGCCGGTTCTCGACGTGGGGGTACGAGCGACGCGACGAGAACGGCCCCAACCTCATCGCCCGGTTCCAGCGCTGGCTGCACCGCGGCACGTTCCTCGTGGCGTGGGACGACGTCGAGCGGGTCGACGAGGGTCGGGTCGTCTTCCGGCGGGGCTACGCGGCGCGCGATGCCATGCTCCCGCGCGCGCCCCGGTCCAGCTGA
- a CDS encoding ATP-dependent DNA ligase codes for MGKLIYNSSTREIEIDDRTLAHLRVAILNKLRRSESFAMTWEHGVENGSGRTTMWLHESIPLQFIFSGNRAPKLNRFWIEQMLLSANSTAGLQYVPEPAEDDPMEAE; via the coding sequence ATGGGCAAGCTCATCTACAACTCCTCGACACGCGAGATCGAGATCGACGATCGCACCCTCGCCCATCTGCGCGTCGCCATCCTGAACAAGCTGCGCCGCTCCGAGAGCTTCGCCATGACGTGGGAGCACGGGGTGGAGAACGGCAGCGGGCGCACGACGATGTGGTTGCACGAGTCCATCCCGCTGCAGTTCATCTTCAGCGGGAACCGCGCGCCCAAGCTCAACCGGTTCTGGATCGAGCAGATGCTCCTGTCGGCGAACAGCACCGCGGGCCTGCAGTACGTGCCCGAGCCCGCAGAGGACGACCCGATGGAGGCCGAGTAG
- a CDS encoding SRPBCC family protein has protein sequence MSTTLNASVEVDVPVRVAYDQWTQFEAFPEFLGGVEEVTQLDDTLTHWVAKVGGVRREFDARIVEQEPDRVVAWASIGEVLHRGRVRFTPEGADRTKVDAEIEWEPADFVEKVGAALQLDDMQVKRDLKRFKDFVEHRDAPTGGWRGEVHGGVETSRDDLL, from the coding sequence ATGAGCACGACCCTGAACGCGTCGGTCGAGGTCGACGTGCCCGTGCGGGTGGCCTACGACCAGTGGACCCAGTTCGAGGCGTTCCCCGAGTTCCTCGGCGGCGTCGAGGAGGTCACGCAGCTCGACGACACGCTGACCCACTGGGTTGCGAAGGTCGGCGGCGTGCGCCGCGAGTTCGACGCCAGGATCGTCGAGCAGGAGCCCGACCGCGTCGTGGCGTGGGCGAGCATCGGCGAGGTGCTCCACCGTGGACGCGTGCGCTTCACGCCCGAGGGCGCCGACCGCACGAAGGTCGACGCCGAGATCGAGTGGGAGCCCGCGGACTTCGTCGAGAAGGTCGGCGCGGCACTGCAGCTCGACGACATGCAGGTGAAGCGCGACCTCAAGCGGTTCAAGGACTTCGTCGAGCACCGCGACGCCCCCACGGGCGGCTGGCGGGGCGAGGTGCACGGCGGCGTGGAGACGTCGCGCGACGACCTCCTGTAG
- a CDS encoding SDR family oxidoreductase — MNEQLIDPTTKHTTDPFPKQEQAPPGLTERMTPQPDHGEQSYRGSGRLVGRRALITGGDSGIGRAVAIAFAREGARVAIAYLPSEQHDAEETAHWITDAGSDPLLLPGDLRSEQHCKDLVAHTEQAFGGLDLLVLNAAHQRNRGGIDEIPTADFEAVVRVNLFAPVFLARAAVPLMDAGSSIITTTSIQGFDPSSALVDYAMTKAALVAFTKALAEELGPRGIRVNAVAPGPIWTPLIPATGWPDKLPEFGHNTPLGRAGQPAELAGAYVYLASDDASYVSGAVLPVTGGRAL; from the coding sequence ATGAACGAGCAACTGATCGATCCGACGACCAAGCACACGACCGATCCGTTCCCGAAGCAGGAGCAGGCTCCGCCCGGGCTCACCGAACGGATGACGCCGCAGCCCGACCACGGCGAGCAGAGCTACCGCGGCAGCGGCCGCCTGGTCGGCCGACGCGCGCTCATCACCGGCGGCGACTCCGGCATCGGCCGCGCGGTCGCCATCGCCTTCGCACGCGAAGGCGCCCGGGTCGCCATCGCCTACCTGCCGAGCGAGCAGCACGACGCGGAGGAGACCGCGCACTGGATCACCGATGCCGGCAGCGACCCGCTGCTGCTCCCCGGTGACCTGCGCAGCGAGCAGCACTGCAAGGACCTGGTCGCGCACACGGAACAGGCGTTCGGCGGACTCGACCTCCTCGTGCTGAACGCGGCGCACCAGCGGAACCGGGGCGGCATCGACGAGATCCCGACCGCGGACTTCGAGGCCGTGGTGCGGGTCAACCTGTTCGCCCCCGTGTTCCTCGCGCGCGCCGCGGTGCCGCTCATGGACGCCGGCTCGAGCATCATCACCACCACGTCGATCCAGGGCTTCGACCCGTCGAGCGCGCTCGTGGACTACGCCATGACGAAGGCGGCGCTCGTCGCGTTCACGAAGGCGCTGGCCGAGGAGCTCGGGCCTCGCGGCATCCGCGTGAACGCCGTGGCCCCCGGGCCGATCTGGACACCGCTCATCCCCGCGACGGGATGGCCCGACAAGCTGCCCGAGTTCGGGCACAACACCCCGCTCGGACGAGCGGGCCAGCCGGCGGAGCTCGCGGGCGCCTACGTGTACCTCGCATCGGACGACGCGTCGTACGTGTCGGGCGCCGTGCTGCCGGTGACGGGCGGCCGGGCGCTCTGA
- a CDS encoding DUF7218 family protein encodes MPGRRNSSLKDPELYEELRDDGASKEKAARISNAAANRGRSAVGRKGGKAGDYEDWTVEQLRKRAKELGLTGYSGKRKSELISALRNH; translated from the coding sequence ATGCCGGGTCGCAGGAACTCATCGCTGAAGGACCCGGAGCTCTACGAGGAGCTCCGTGACGACGGCGCGTCGAAGGAGAAGGCCGCGCGCATCTCGAATGCGGCGGCGAACCGGGGTCGCAGCGCGGTCGGCCGCAAGGGCGGCAAGGCCGGCGACTACGAGGACTGGACCGTCGAGCAGCTGCGCAAGCGCGCGAAGGAGCTCGGCCTCACCGGGTACAGCGGCAAGCGCAAGTCCGAGCTGATCTCGGCACTGCGCAACCACTGA
- a CDS encoding DNA topoisomerase IB: protein MPRLRRVEPYVSPGFTRLRRGRGFAYVHADGGAAGRAERARIADLAVPPAWEDVWISDAPNAHILAVGVDAAGRRQYLYHPVWREQQDAEKFLRMTALAEVLPAARRTVRRDLALAELPRDRVLAAAFRTLDLGAIRIGSEESLAGFRSRGLTTLLVRNARLDDDDAGTVRFRFRAKGGVAQDIRVTDAALATFVERSAERSPASRLYAWLDGRRMRAAIASDVNDDIRERTGGDFTAKDFRTLRGTIAAADRLAELGVAGTARARATAVRDAVEFASTVLGNTPTIAKASYVDPRVVDAYEHGRTISLRGGRETALLALLVDEA, encoded by the coding sequence ATGCCGCGCCTCAGGCGGGTCGAGCCCTACGTGTCACCCGGGTTCACCCGGCTGCGGCGCGGCCGCGGGTTCGCCTACGTGCACGCCGACGGCGGTGCGGCCGGACGCGCCGAGCGCGCTCGCATCGCCGACCTGGCCGTGCCGCCCGCGTGGGAGGACGTGTGGATCTCGGATGCCCCGAACGCGCACATCCTCGCGGTGGGCGTCGACGCGGCGGGCCGACGCCAGTACCTCTATCACCCGGTCTGGCGCGAGCAGCAGGACGCGGAGAAGTTCCTGCGGATGACGGCGCTGGCCGAGGTCCTGCCGGCGGCCCGGCGCACCGTGCGGCGCGACCTCGCGCTCGCCGAGCTGCCGCGCGACCGCGTGCTCGCCGCCGCGTTCCGCACGCTCGACCTTGGCGCCATCCGCATCGGATCGGAGGAGTCGCTCGCGGGCTTCCGCAGCCGCGGGCTCACCACGCTGCTCGTGCGCAACGCGCGGCTCGACGATGACGACGCAGGCACCGTGAGGTTCCGGTTCCGCGCGAAGGGCGGCGTCGCGCAGGACATCCGGGTGACGGATGCCGCGCTCGCGACGTTCGTGGAGCGCTCGGCCGAGCGCTCGCCCGCGTCGCGGCTCTACGCCTGGCTCGACGGCCGGCGGATGCGCGCCGCGATCGCGTCCGACGTGAACGACGACATCCGCGAGCGTACGGGCGGCGACTTCACCGCGAAGGACTTCCGGACGCTGCGCGGCACGATCGCTGCGGCTGACCGGCTCGCCGAGCTCGGCGTCGCGGGCACGGCCCGGGCGCGAGCGACGGCCGTGCGCGACGCCGTCGAGTTCGCGAGCACGGTGCTGGGGAACACCCCGACGATCGCGAAGGCGAGCTACGTCGACCCGCGCGTGGTGGACGCATACGAGCACGGGCGAACGATCAGCCTGCGTGGTGGGCGCGAGACGGCACTGCTGGCGCTGCTCGTCGACGAGGCGTGA